A segment of the Pristiophorus japonicus isolate sPriJap1 chromosome 1, sPriJap1.hap1, whole genome shotgun sequence genome:
TTATATATAATCCAAAATCAGATGACTTCAGGCCCTTATTTTCTAATTCAAAATCACCTGATTTCAAACCAAAATCCCACAAATCTGCACATATCCTTTCACCATAATTCTCCATTTCTTTATTTGAACCAACATACTACAGTCATGTGTGTGTCACGATTTAAAAAAATACACACTCACGAATCCACCTACTGAACCTCTGAATTATGTTAACTTCGGATTACTCAGTCAAATCCACTCTGGGGGAATTTTAACTTTAACCCAAAAATACAGACAGGTTGGGGGTCGGGAaggaaatgttaaaaatctgaatcccgaccagaaCCTGGACAATTGACTTGCATGGCTGAGAAAGAGATGGTCCAGAGAACTCAGCAAGAAGTAAACATTACTGAGCAAGATGACAAAGACAATCTCAACCAGAAAGTTGAGATCtttataaagaacataagaacataagaattaggaacaggagtaggccatctagcccctcgagcctgctccgccattcaacaagatcatggctgatctggccgtggactcagctccacttacccgcccgctccccataacccttaattcccttattggttaaaaatctatctatctgtgacttgaatacattcaatgagctagcctcaactgcttccttgggcagagaattccacagattcataaccctctgggagaagaaattccttctcaactcggttttaaattggttcccccgtattttgaggctgtgccccctagttctagtctccccgaccagtggaaacaacctctctgcctctatcttgtctatccctttcattattttaaatgtttctataagaaattAATTTTGTGGATTTTCTATTTCATTTTaaattgaaacttttttttttggtGGCCCCCCCAATTCCCACTGATCTCCCAACCCAAAATCCCAAACACATTGGATGAATAATCGAGAGTGCAGATAACTGGGATGGCAGACACAaaatataaaggccgcgagatcagcagtcgggaggtgcgtcgctgaggtgtgagtccggggtcggcgagaggactatagaggccgcgagatcagcagtcgggaggtgcgtcgctgaggcgtgagtctggggtcggcgagaggactatagaggccgcgagatcagcagtcgggaggtgcgtcgctgaggtgtgagtccggggtcggcgagaggactatagaggccgcgagatcagcagtcgggaggtgcgttgctgaggcgtgagtctggggtcggcgagaggactATAGAGGCCCAgcctgtgcagctacagggagaaggcaaaaaagaagtagaaagaaacagaaaggtgacatcacagccaagggggtaagtaattggctggtgattgaaagGATATTTGTGAAGTATCTGCCAACTCCTATTATCCAGGGAGGTTCCTTCATTATGACAGATAATTGAAGCTCCAATGGATTTTACTTTAATCATCTGAATGTTTGCTTTGGTAGTAGTACAACAGTCTCCAGTTAGGTCTACAGCGAGACACAATGACTACCTCTAAAAAAAATCACCAACGTTCTAGTTGCCTTTCTCCCCCAATTCCATTTTCTTGAATTTCTTCAATTTCTGAAATTTGATTTGAGTCTCCCAATTTTTGAGGAACACCCACATTAACTTACCATTTTTCCTTTTGTCAATGTTATTCCAATTTGCACAGTGTTCTTCTTCTTTAAAGATATATTTCAAGTCAGCTTCGATGCTCAACTCTTTAGCAATTGGGTTTGTAACAGCTTGGCTAAGCATCTTCCTCTCTAATTCCAGTCTTGCATGATGTGGCTTAAATCTACTACAGTACAGTTCTTGCCTGTCACACAGGGATGTTTCAAATTCATTCATTAGTGCTTTGGCTTGGCTTTGCCACTCTGCTTTCTCGCTATTTATTTGTCCTTGCTTGAATTGCTTGCGAGCTTCAACTAGTTGTTGATTCTGTCCCGAAAGAATGCTGTGGCAACTTTGTACTTCAGTTTTGAGCTTTTCAATGACGCCTTGGTGTTTCAATTTCAGTTCTTTCTTTGTAGTTTCTATCTCATACTTACATACTGCTGTTACATGCTCAATCTCTTTGTGTGAGTTTCTGGACCAGATCCAGCCTTGAAAAACAAAATGAAGACAGTTTTCATTCCAATGTGTTTTATTTAACTACAAGAGGAACATTTTCAACTTTTGACCAGATTCATCTCTTTTTTAGATAGAAAATATCAATAAATAACTCTCAAGCTGTGTACTTTGCATCATATAACAATTACATTAGGGTCATAAATTGGAGGGAAAGAAGGAGCGGGCAAGAGGCAAAGGGAAAGGAGAGGGAACGAGGTGAGGGAATgtgggagagggaaagggaaacaAACATGGAACCAAACAGCAACTTTTGTGTTCTCTCAACTAAACGAGTTCATTTGTTGTAAACAAAAAAATGCAAGTTTGGATCCCAAAATATTAACCATTAGTACTTGAAATGTATCAACTTTTATCAGCACCTGTACCACACATAGCAGTTCGCTAACACTCCTTATTTTCATAAACTAGAATTTTcagcagagagagggaagggggcggtcatccaacctgctcccaggaggcggatcacccatttaaatattataatcaggAACATTGTGCTGTTGCCAGCCCTTCAATTGGAACTGTCTATTCTAACCCCATTTACCTGTATCCTTTCATATTCCTCCTTTTTAAATACTTAACCAATAATATCATATTCTTTCCCTCAATAGCCccttgtggtaaagcattccatgttccaataaccctctgtgtgaaaacaatTCTAACTTCCCCTTGAATCTTCTACTGATAATTCTCAGTCTCTGCCACTTTGTTATTGATTCACCAACCGGTAGAAACAATCTTTCACAAGTTATTCtcccaaaacttttcataattttgaacagcatTATTAGTTCCCCATAACCTTCATTTCATAACTACTATTCCTTCTAGAAAGAGGGTCTATGCACCAATAACCAGAGCAGAACTACCGCAAACCCAACTTTGGGCATTTACCAGCCTCAAATTTTTTCATCAAAAAAAAGCAACCAAAAAACAAAATTGTCTGTTTTGGCCATGCATAATAATACAAGAATAGTGTTGTATTGAAATGATCATCTTGTGAGACAGGCCTgaaatgtgttcaatgttgtgctgatccaacaccgtctccagtgcgccagtgtagcctttggttgcctgaggaaaagagtgtttgaagatcaggccctcaaaactgccaccaagcccatggtctacagggctgtagtaatacccgccctcctgtatggttcagaaacatgggccatgtacagtagacacctcaaagtcactggagaaataccaccaacgatgtcaccacaagatcctacaaatcccctgggagaacagacgcaccaacgttagcgttcttgaccaggccaacatccccagcattgaagcactgaccacacttgatcagctctgctgggcaggccacacagtttgcatgccaggcatgagactcccaaagcaagcgctctactcggaactccttcacggcaaacgagccaaaggtgggcagcagaaacgttacaaggtcacccttaaagcctccctgattaagtgcaacatccccactgacacctgagagtccctggccaaagaccgccctaagtggaggaagcgcatccgggagggtactgagcacctcgagtctcgtcgccgagaacatgcagaaatcaagtgcaggcagcggaaagagcgtgtggaaaacctgtcccatccactacttccctcaacgactatctgtcccacctgtgacagagactgtagttctcatattggactgttcagccacctaagaactcatattaagagctgaagcaagtcttcctcgattccaagggactgcctatgatgattcctaGTCAATGGATCTGCCCCCTGGTGGTTATTGTCCTATAAGCTATTGGTCCCAATTAACTATCTAGTGACTGGCCCATACTATGCCTCTTTTCATTATTCTTGTTGTTGTGTCTCAGGTACTTGATGAAACAAATGTGAAAACTGATGTAGTATTGCTCTTAGCAAGTGTTACGGTGGACTTTCACCTTATGCTACCTTAGGTAtcatccatggctcagtggtagctagCCCTCCTACCTCTgcatcagatggttgtgggtttgaatgccactccagagacttgagcacataatttaggctgacactatactagtactgagggaacgctgcactatcggagatgccatcttttggataggACATTAAAACCAATCTTCctttcaggttgatgtaaaagatcccacgtcactattttgaagaagtgcaggttctcccgatgtcctagccaatatttatccctcaaccaacattactaaaaaatagattatctatttgtgggagcttgctgtgcacaatattgtctgccgcatttcttacattacaacactaAGTATGctgcaaaagtaattaattggctgtaaattgctttgagatgtcctgaggttgtgacaagTGTAAATCTGTAGATTGTTGTTAGATAAGGCTATCAAGGAGCTAAGGTGGTTAAatgggatacagatcagccatgatctaattgaatagcagagcaggcttgagggattggaccggttagggttagggttaggatacacTACATCTGTATTGTTTTACAATGTTAAGAGAAAAAACGGTACAGTCAGAACCCAGTAatgtaaatgtaaatgtaaatTCACAACACTTACGGCAGGCAGCCAGTGCCAACATAGGCACCAGTAGTGCATAATAACATTTGTTTCCATCGCCTCTACCCTCCCTTTCATTGGGTGAGATATTTTGCATTGGCACGTTGAGGTTATTCATAGTGTCGCAGTCTGGTATCGACTGCAATGAGTTCTGGATACAGGCAAAAAGCACAAGGCAAATTATTCTCCAGAAACAATCCGGGCTTTAACAATGAATAGAAGTGCAGTGCATTTTATTAAAATATCTTGACAAGCAGCACTGTGGGAtgatatttaaaaaaatttaaaacttTTGAGACAACAATTTTTGTGACTCCTTGATCACATGTATTCTTCAAAGCACAATAGTACGGTTATGTCAAATCCAGAATTGTAGCTCCCCAATTGTAATAGTGATCAAGGAGAAGACAACTCAATCAACATTTAACCTCATCAATAGGTTCCATTTTGAAGAAATTGATGGACTAATGGTATTTTGTAGTATTGTCTGCTCCTCCTGTCAAACCGAGCACCACATGTAAAAAAAATTACATAACCCCCCCACATAACAAAATCTAAGACCACAATTTAGTGCCATCTCCTATGTTACACATATGTTCAATTTCAAAATCGTTGATTGGAGTTGGAATATTTTTGCTTACATTTGATCATTTTCAGTGATATGGGTGTTTCCAAATACTAAGCACTTTCCAAATACAAGTGTTCCAAATTTTGAATCCAGATCTATGTTCACACCACTTGCCAAAATATTACCACAGCCCTCAAAAACTTCAAGCTGGTTAATGAAGGTAACAGAGGGAATAGAATGGCAGTCCTACCGCAGAAAATTACTTACTATTCTCCAGCCTCCACACACTTTCCTTTTACTCAGTACACTCGAGTGCACAAGATCTCCTGCACGGTAGGTATAAAAACTGCTTTCAGAAGACaggaatcaaacacaaattaaatgcTGCTCAACAAGAGAAAATGGGCAGTCTGTGCATAATATATTTCAAATGTCGTAAACATTTGACTTGCATTGCTGATTGCTGCTCTGCTCTGATTGGACATTATCTCAGAGATGGCTGGAAACCAGTATAACCTGTCTCTCAAGTCACTGAAAGGGGAACAGCTCAAGTAATATGCTCTTACACAAGACTCTATTTCATAAGAGCTAATCAGAGGATAGAAGAgaaggagctttaccctgtatttaACTGTACATGACCTGGGAGTTCTTGATGTCACAGTAATAAAGGGAGCTTTACCGTGCATTTCACCTGTGCTGTTGGACTCTGCCCCTATGCCCAAAGCCATTAAAAGGCCAATAACACTTTTATTATTTTCTCTTGCAATGGTGTATTTAAACCCATGGATGTCTCTGTTCATCCACACCTTTCAGGGTCTTTCCATTAAGTGTCTATTCCATTTCTCCCAAAATGTATTGCATCACACTTATCTACACTAAACTGCATCTGCTATCTGCCTGTCTATTTTGCTGATCTATGTCTTTCTCAAGTCTTTTATAGTCCTCATCACTGTTTATCAAACCTACTTTTGTGTCGCCAGCTAGTGTCTTTCCTACACCCAAATCCAAATTAGCAATATATACTTAGAGCAAAAATGGACCCAGCATTGACTAATGCACACTGAGAATTGTACCATTTCCCTTCCTATTTGTTAACTCTATCCATTTGGATTCTGTCTTAACCCTCAGATCATCCTTGCTGTGCTTTATACTGTGATATGATCCTTTACTAACACTGTCCCCCACATCTTTTTCTTCCTCTCTATCTCTTCAGAAAATATTCTAACCAGGAAAATTAAGTTCCCAGTCCAGTTCTGTCAGAACTTAATCCATATTTCTGTTATAGTCTGTCATGTCTCTCCATAGCTATTAATGCTTCTAATTCTCCAATTTAGTTTTGAATGCTTTGCGCACTCACACACATCCCACTTAATCCTGATTCAATTTTTTGGAATGTTGACCACTATTTTTCATTTGACGTGAACCTTGCAGTTGTATctgtgatacactgttggtgaaagTGGGGGAGATGACATGTTTCCTTTCTTTATTTacattgcattacaacagtgactacacttaattggctgaaaaacactttgggacgtccggacgttgtgaaaggcgctctataaatgcaaagtTCTTTATTTTATTCTCTTGCAGACTGACTGGGATTAGGCATAACCTAGTAGGACAGGGCATAATGATAAAAACGTAAATAAACTTGGCTCATTTGGGTATTTTAACATCAGATCGGTATCAAAATAGACTATATCAGTACATTATGTTCTGGCCAACTGAAATAAATGCTATTATGCTTGAAAAACATTTGATGCATGAGTTTTAGCATCAAAATAACCTGTATTAAGGATGTTCATTTTATATtgggtgtaagaacataagaacataagaattaggaacaggagtaggccatctagcccctcgagcctgctccgccattcaataagatcatggctgatctggccgtggactcagctccacttacctgcccgctccccgtaacccttaattcccttattggttaaatccCTTATGTGGATTTGCATGAATCTAAAAATAGATGGCTAACATAGTATAGTAGTTGCGTAATTTGAACTTCAATCTAAAATATGTAAATTTTACATGTTGCAAGATTTTGAACAGAATAGAACTGGTTATTGTGTACCTTTTTAAAAAAGCAGATCTGAACAATTCAAGGCAAATCATGCTGCTCCCTTATATCATTCTTTCCCCCTTCATCAAGTGACGTTCACGCAGGACTGCAATAACACATTTGATTTAGTAAAAATTATATTGTACACATTGTGTGAAGCAGTGCTTGAAGTTAGCacaatttttttttctgttttcttgACAGCACAATGAGCTTCATTCTTTTCTGAGTTCCAGTGTACAAAATGGGATCTCCATATCGTACctcagtgtaaacatggggaaactGACTTGCTTTGATCTAGttgtagaaacataggaacagtggaccattcagcaccttgagcctgttctgtcattcaataagatcatggctgatttgtatcttaactctacccgccttggttccatatgccttaatacccttgcctaacaaaaatctatcaatcttcgtTTTAAATTTTGAATTGACCTAGGCCCAACATCTttttttgggagagagttccagatttccactacactttgtgtgaagaagtgcttcctgacatcatacctgaacagcctagctctaattttaacgtTATGCCGCTTGTTCTGGAATCCCTGACCAGGgaaaacagtttctctatctatcctatcaaatcctttaatcatcttaaacatcttaaTTAATTCACCTATTAATATTCTCCATTCAAGGGAATGTAAGCCTATTCTGTGCAATGtggcctcataatttaatccttatagccccagtatcattctggtcaatctgcactgcactctccaaggccaatatattcttcctgaggtgcaGGGCCTAGAACAGAATGCAGTGCCTGTACTCCAGATGTGAATCCGAGCGAGATTCTCTGGAAGACGGAATCTCACTCCACTTTGTTTTGGAGTTGGTTCGGGCCTTAACAGCCAAGCTTAGAATTGCTGCAGAGCTGAAACCACTTCATACTGACTTTAAGCATGTAGTGTAAATACTGGCTGATACTGTGAGGCTGATGCTACAAAGCAAGTCAGATATCATGATACATGGGCCAGAATTCTCTTTACCTGGGCAGGTCCAATGCGGGTGGTTGCCCTGGTGGGTCATGAGTCCATTATTGGCTCCATCCCGCTCCACAGAACGACTTTACGTTAACGGGGCCTATGAAGCCTGCTCTGCgtgttacccggcccaattaaaaggtgcgggtctggtgacatcatcgatgacgtgttttcagctgggatatttaaaggagccatagcCACATTGCATTGAAGGTTCatctaagagtgtgcaggcagtgcACTTCACTATTCTAATGCTGCACACCACCAGAGATGAATGCACAGAGGCAGACGGCTGCACCTAGGATCTCCGattactccctccatatgcttgtggaggcagTCGGAgctcacagggaggtcctcttccctgctggtggctggaagagacctccccagtagAGCAAAGGAGcatggctccaaatagcagaggaggtgaaTAGCAGGGATGTCGTCGGGAGGACTtggatgcagtgccacaaatgtttcaacAATCTTGTTAGATCAGGAAagatgagtacaaagccacactcaccttcattctgctgtgcctctcatcacatccccaacactctgccttcccaatcctactcctgcacatatagatgcagcgtccaaaatccggagttccggaatccgaaatgttacggaatccgtaaaatgttccggaatccggaccggacGATCCTGCCAACCTCgggggcctcgccgctgcccgacctcgggcctcgcttcgCTACCGCTTGCCTCACCAACTTTACCTTGGGGCCTCTTCACCGGCCCACCCGaaaacctcctcggcggggccggccagcCCGACAACCTTcttggcagggccccgcccgacaatgacatccttggtggggcccgcccgacaacaaccttggcggggcccgcctgcctgCCCGACGATgacatcctcggcggggcccacctgacAACCCCCTTGACGGTGCTGGACGGCCCGAACAGTTCTTCGGCAGGAATCCCCCCCCccgctttctgacgttccaaaatctggaaatacccaaacctgggctcgggtgtttccggatttgtgacgtcagaaaacaaatcaAAAATCCAGAAAAACCGGAAtccagaacagcctcggtcccgagggttccggattttcggcgctgcacctgtacttacttagaccaacataccttgcacctccacccatccctctctctctatctatattatcacatcccatctttctagccacccctcacacttacccttaTCTGAgtgcaatcatgccaactaacaacacagaagGAGTCCACTTGGTATTGCCATCCTAATCCATCATAGTCAcattctacagatgtaacccattcaTTTCTTACACTTattccatcattctcactcaaCTTTCTCTTCTTTCCCACCTTGCAGGAACAAGAGAGCCCATaataacagggagagggagagaactggtggTGGAACGGCATCAATGGCCACCCTGACCACAGCAGAGAAGGATGCCCTAGAGTTGGCTGGAGTCGCCAAGCACCTGgaggtgagagatggagagagggggacatctcaataacctagtgacagaattacatatcatacagctacatggtatacatcagtgttgtgtatgcaataactgttagactgagtactgtttaactccaagaggtatgaccttggctctgctttattaaggcccaaagcgaCTAatctacaaaatggctggccttttatacttgggctgcacacacgtgcatgcagcccaatggcctccaacagtgacgccatctagtggctagtgattccaaaagtacacacatgacaatacCCCTATCTGAGATATTAAcagagtcttttacaaattgagacggtccggtgttttacgctcctggaTTGACTGtcacagttcaactccagccttaggtgagtgttcagagtctgttgtgactggtggctgggtggctgacctggtgggagtgacaatggccatgtcaaggattgaaagtccattttcattgaacatgtcagtgattgaaagtcccgattcactgatgaccactgagtcctctgatgaccagGGGCTAGGatggttggttgtcgattgtctcttcctccgactgttccggttcgtctatgtgccgcagctttgtctgatccatatgtttcctgcatgtttgcccatttttgagcatgacaataaatactctgttgccctccttggccatgacagtaccagcgatccacttgggaccctgaccataattcagaacatatagaggatcatttacagaaatatcgcgtgacacagctgcgtgatcgtgatacccttgctgactttgtcttctatattcaacattgttgttcaagtcagggtgtacaagagatagcttggtcttaagacctccctTCGTTATTAGTTcaacaggcgagaccccggtaagcgtgtatggtcttgtcctgtaactaagcagtatgcatgacaggtgggtctgcagtgacccttgggttactcgcttcatactctgctttatgctttggacagcacattctgcttgtccattggctgtaggtttgaatggtgctggacttacatagaaacatagaaaatagatgcaggagtaggccatttggcccttcgagactgcaccaccattcaataagatcattcaactcagtatccctttcctgctttctctccataccccttgatccctttagccgtaagggccatctctaattccctcttgaatatatctaacgaattggcatcaacaactctctgcggtagagaattccacaggttcacaacactctgagtgaagaagtctctcctcatctcggtcctaaatggcttaccccttatccttagactgtgtcccctggttctggacttccccaacatcgggaacattcttcctacatctcctgtccagtcccgtcagaattttatatgtttctatgagatcccctctcattcttctaaactccagtgaatacaggcccagtagatccagtctctcctcatatgtcagtcctgccatcctgggaatcagtctggtgaaccttcgttgcactccctcaatagcaagaacatccttcctcagattaggagaccaaaactgaacacagtattccaggtgaggcctcatcaaggaggtacaactgcattaagacctccctgctcctacactcaaatcccctagctatgaaggccaacatgccatttgccttcttcaccgcctgctgtacctgcatgctaactttcaatgactgatgtaccatgacacccaggtctcgttgcacctctccttttcctaatctgccg
Coding sequences within it:
- the LOC139273502 gene encoding coiled-coil domain-containing protein 127-like isoform X1 yields the protein MNNLNVPMQNISPNEREGRGDGNKCYYALLVPMLALAACRWIWSRNSHKEIEHVTAVCKYEIETTKKELKLKHQGVIEKLKTEVQSCHSILSGQNQQLVEARKQFKQGQINSEKAEWQSQAKALMNEFETSLCDRQELYCSRFKPHHARLELERKMLSQAVTNPIAKELSIEADLKYIFKEEEHCANWNNIDKRKNGKLMWVFLKNWETQIKFQKLKKFKKMELGEKGN
- the LOC139273502 gene encoding coiled-coil domain-containing protein 127-like isoform X2, with amino-acid sequence MNNLNVPMQNISPNEREGRGDGNKCYYALLVPMLALAACRWIWSRNSHKEIEHVTAVCKYEIETTKKELKLKHQGVIEKLKTEVQSCHSILSGQNQQLVEARKQFKQGQINSEKAEWQSQAKALMNEFETSLCDRQELYCSRFKPHHARLELERKMLSQAVTNPIAKELSIEADLKYIFKEEEHCANWNNIDKRKNEQWRETSGNYVSMG
- the LOC139273502 gene encoding coiled-coil domain-containing protein 127-like isoform X3 codes for the protein MNNLNVPMQNISPNEREGRGDGNKCYYALLVPMLALAACRWIWSRNSHKEIEHVTAVCKYEIETTKKELKLKHQGVIEKLKTEVQSCHSILSGQNQQLVEARKQFKQGQINSEKAEWQSQAKALMNEFETSLCDRQELYCSRFKPHHARLELERKMLSQAVTNPIAKELSIEADLKYIFKEEEHCANWNNIDKRKNDLTS